A section of the Pseudomonas sp. Q1-7 genome encodes:
- a CDS encoding DUF2796 domain-containing protein, which translates to MRRLLFALPLALLPLAIAQAQNHEHDHDHAHGSLDAHEHGVARLNAALDGKTLELELESPAMNLVGFEHAVNSAADKAKVAAARAELEQPLALFALPAAAGCKVASQELESPLFGDDHADDHEGHDEHAEEQAHTDVHAQYRLACAAPEALKALDLAELFKRFPATRKIQVQLIGPKGQQGAELTAANASLSF; encoded by the coding sequence ATGCGTCGCCTGCTGTTCGCCCTCCCCCTCGCCCTGCTGCCCCTGGCCATCGCCCAGGCCCAGAACCACGAACACGACCATGACCACGCACATGGCAGCCTCGACGCCCACGAGCACGGGGTGGCGCGGCTCAACGCGGCACTGGACGGCAAGACCCTGGAGCTGGAGCTGGAAAGCCCGGCCATGAACCTGGTGGGCTTCGAGCACGCGGTGAACAGCGCTGCCGACAAGGCCAAGGTGGCCGCCGCCCGCGCCGAACTGGAGCAGCCCCTGGCGCTCTTCGCCCTGCCCGCCGCGGCCGGCTGCAAGGTGGCCTCCCAGGAGCTGGAAAGTCCGCTGTTCGGCGACGACCACGCCGATGACCACGAAGGCCATGACGAGCACGCCGAGGAGCAGGCGCACACCGACGTCCATGCCCAGTACCGCCTGGCGTGCGCCGCCCCCGAGGCGCTGAAGGCCCTGGACCTCGCCGAGCTGTTCAAGCGCTTCCCCGCCACCCGGAAAATTCAGGTACAACTGATCGGCCCGAAGGGCCAGCAAGGCGCGGAACTCACCGCCGCCAACGCCAGCCTGAGCTTCTAA
- a CDS encoding YbaY family lipoprotein, which translates to MRPVLPLLLAALLAACASEEPAPPQPAPTPAPKVQATPAHLRELSGVLQLPPSGSEVEMALLSVDSRDRPQRLLGSLVLSGNGGPLPFRLLFNPEAFPRGERVELRARATLSGRLILKLQPRLILQPDSQALGTLHMVPAP; encoded by the coding sequence ATGCGCCCAGTCCTCCCCCTGCTCCTTGCGGCCCTGCTGGCGGCTTGCGCCAGCGAAGAGCCCGCCCCGCCCCAGCCTGCCCCGACTCCCGCGCCGAAGGTACAGGCCACGCCCGCGCACCTGCGCGAACTCAGCGGCGTACTGCAGCTGCCACCATCGGGCAGCGAAGTGGAGATGGCCCTGTTGAGCGTCGATTCCCGCGACCGGCCACAACGCCTGCTGGGCAGCCTGGTGCTCAGTGGCAACGGCGGTCCCCTGCCTTTCCGCCTGCTGTTCAACCCCGAAGCCTTCCCCCGTGGCGAACGGGTGGAACTGCGCGCCCGCGCCACGCTGTCCGGACGCCTGATCCTCAAGCTGCAGCCGCGCCTCATCCTGCAGCCGGACAGCCAGGCCCTGGGCACCCTGCACATGGTGCCCGCACCATGA
- the thiL gene encoding thiamine-phosphate kinase: MGEFELIRRFFASAACAAGGEGIALGIGDDCALLQLPAGEQLAISTDTLVSGVHFPHAADPFLLGQRALAVSVSDLAAMGAAPVAFTLALTLSEARPDWLEGFARGLCAMAQGCGIGLVGGDTTRGPLSLTLTVFGRLPAGQALTRAGARAGDLLCVGGSLGDGAGALPLVLGERQDSGAEADYLLQRYWAPQPQLALGQALRGRATAALDISDGLLADCGHIAAASGVALWIDIARLPLSAALAGLHSRDFALNCALSGGDDYRLAFTLPADELAAVQAAWPEVAVIGRVEAGQGVHLLDAAGQAVQPSALGYQHFGSQGD, from the coding sequence ATGGGTGAGTTCGAGCTGATCCGCCGTTTCTTCGCCTCCGCCGCCTGCGCGGCCGGGGGCGAAGGCATTGCCCTCGGCATCGGCGACGACTGTGCCCTGTTGCAACTGCCTGCCGGCGAGCAACTGGCGATTTCCACCGACACCCTGGTGTCCGGCGTGCACTTCCCCCACGCTGCCGACCCCTTCCTGCTCGGCCAACGCGCCCTGGCGGTGTCCGTCAGCGATCTGGCGGCGATGGGCGCCGCGCCTGTCGCCTTCACCCTCGCCCTGACCCTGTCCGAAGCCCGGCCCGACTGGCTGGAAGGCTTCGCCCGTGGCCTTTGCGCCATGGCGCAGGGTTGTGGCATCGGCCTGGTGGGCGGCGACACCACGCGCGGGCCGCTGAGCCTGACCCTCACCGTATTCGGCCGGCTGCCCGCCGGCCAGGCGCTGACCCGCGCCGGTGCGCGTGCCGGCGACCTGCTCTGCGTGGGCGGCAGCCTGGGCGATGGTGCCGGGGCCTTGCCGCTGGTGCTGGGCGAGCGGCAGGACAGCGGCGCCGAGGCGGATTACCTGCTGCAGCGCTACTGGGCGCCGCAGCCGCAATTGGCCCTGGGCCAGGCCTTGCGTGGCCGGGCCACGGCGGCACTGGACATCTCCGACGGCCTGCTTGCCGATTGCGGGCACATCGCCGCCGCCTCCGGAGTGGCGCTGTGGATAGACATCGCGCGACTGCCGCTGTCGGCCGCGCTCGCGGGGCTCCATTCGAGGGATTTCGCCCTCAACTGTGCGCTGTCCGGTGGCGACGACTACCGCCTGGCCTTTACCCTGCCCGCCGACGAGCTGGCCGCTGTCCAGGCCGCATGGCCCGAGGTGGCGGTGATCGGGCGGGTCGAGGCGGGGCAGGGCGTGCACCTGCTGGATGCCGCCGGCCAGGCCGTGCAGCCGTCGGCACTGGGTTATCAACATTTCGGGAGTCAAGGTGACTGA
- a CDS encoding riboflavin synthase, with amino-acid sequence MFTGIIEAIGTIRAITPKGGDVRVLVETGKLDLSDVKLGDSIAVNGVCLTAVELPGNGFWADVSRETLARTAFDDLKPGSPVNLEKALTPTSRLGGHLVSGHVDGIGEVVAREDNARAVQFRIRAPRDLARYIALKGSITVDGTSLTVNAVNGAEFELTIVPHTLAETIMVDYRPGRRINLEVDLLARYLERLLLGDKAAEPQSSGLTESFLAEHGYLKH; translated from the coding sequence ATGTTCACCGGCATAATCGAAGCCATCGGCACCATCCGTGCGATCACGCCCAAGGGCGGCGACGTCCGCGTCCTGGTGGAAACCGGCAAGCTGGACCTGTCCGACGTCAAGCTCGGCGACAGCATCGCGGTCAATGGCGTCTGCCTGACCGCCGTGGAGCTGCCCGGCAACGGCTTCTGGGCCGACGTCAGTCGCGAAACCCTGGCCCGCACCGCCTTCGACGACCTCAAGCCCGGCAGTCCGGTCAATCTGGAAAAGGCCCTGACCCCCACCAGCCGCCTGGGCGGCCATCTGGTCAGCGGTCACGTCGACGGCATCGGGGAAGTGGTGGCCCGGGAAGACAATGCCCGCGCCGTGCAATTCCGCATCCGCGCCCCCCGCGACCTGGCCAGGTACATCGCCCTCAAGGGCTCGATCACCGTCGACGGCACCAGCCTGACGGTGAACGCGGTGAACGGCGCCGAGTTCGAGCTGACCATCGTCCCGCACACCCTGGCCGAGACCATCATGGTCGACTACCGCCCCGGACGCCGGATCAACCTGGAAGTCGACCTGCTGGCCCGCTACCTGGAGCGCCTGCTGCTCGGCGACAAGGCGGCCGAGCCCCAGTCTTCCGGCCTGACCGAAAGCTTCCTCGCCGAACACGGCTACCTCAAACACTGA
- the ribD gene encoding bifunctional diaminohydroxyphosphoribosylaminopyrimidine deaminase/5-amino-6-(5-phosphoribosylamino)uracil reductase RibD — MAGNDQAYMARALELARKGVYSTHPNPRVGCVIVRDGQVVGEGWHVRAGEPHAEVHALRQAGERARGATAYVTLEPCSHHGRTPPCADALVASGVGRVVAAMQDPNPQVAGRGLQRLADAGIAVASGVLEAEARALNPGFIKRMEQGLPFVRVKLAMSLDGRTAMASGESQWITGPAARSAVQRLRARASLVLTGADTVLTDAARLTVRGDELGLDPELTALAVSRPPLRVLVDGRLRVPASAPFFQAGPALVATALEGRNAHPGHELLALPGADGHVDLRRLLLKLAERGANEVLVEAGPRLAGAFAREGLVDEYQIFIAGKFLGSSARPLLDWPLERMAEAPELTIVEIRAVGDDWRVIAVPRVPA, encoded by the coding sequence ATGGCCGGTAACGATCAGGCCTACATGGCCCGCGCCCTGGAGCTGGCGCGCAAAGGCGTCTACTCCACTCATCCCAATCCCCGCGTCGGTTGCGTCATCGTGCGCGATGGTCAGGTCGTCGGCGAAGGCTGGCACGTCCGCGCCGGCGAGCCGCATGCCGAAGTCCATGCCCTGCGCCAGGCCGGTGAACGGGCCCGTGGCGCCACCGCCTACGTCACCCTGGAACCCTGCAGCCACCATGGCCGCACGCCACCCTGCGCCGACGCCCTGGTGGCCTCCGGTGTCGGCCGTGTGGTGGCGGCCATGCAGGACCCCAATCCCCAGGTCGCCGGCCGTGGCCTCCAGCGCCTGGCGGACGCCGGCATCGCCGTCGCCAGCGGTGTGCTGGAAGCCGAGGCGCGCGCGTTGAATCCCGGTTTCATCAAACGCATGGAGCAGGGCCTGCCCTTCGTGCGGGTCAAGCTGGCCATGAGCCTGGATGGCCGCACCGCCATGGCCAGCGGCGAAAGCCAGTGGATCACCGGCCCGGCGGCGCGTTCCGCCGTGCAGCGCCTGCGCGCCCGCGCCAGCCTGGTGCTGACCGGCGCCGACACCGTGCTCACCGACGCCGCGCGCCTCACCGTGCGCGGCGACGAACTGGGGCTGGACCCCGAACTCACCGCCCTGGCCGTCAGCCGCCCGCCGTTGCGCGTCCTGGTGGATGGCCGACTGCGGGTGCCCGCCTCCGCGCCCTTCTTCCAGGCCGGTCCGGCGCTGGTGGCCACCGCACTGGAAGGCCGTAACGCCCATCCGGGGCACGAGCTGCTGGCGCTGCCCGGCGCCGATGGCCATGTCGACCTGCGCCGCCTGCTGCTGAAGCTGGCCGAGCGTGGCGCCAACGAGGTGTTGGTGGAAGCCGGCCCGCGCCTGGCCGGCGCTTTCGCCCGCGAAGGGCTGGTGGACGAGTACCAGATCTTCATCGCCGGCAAGTTCCTTGGTTCCAGTGCGCGCCCGCTGCTGGACTGGCCCCTGGAGCGGATGGCCGAGGCGCCGGAGCTGACGATCGTCGAGATACGGGCCGTGGGCGACGACTGGCGGGTTATCGCGGTTCCCCGCGTTCCCGCCTGA
- a CDS encoding class I SAM-dependent methyltransferase: MKAPQPLQQALGQLLGDASLSAETLPGTDLKLWLIDASNMDRAFSPEETRRILEEPPYWCFCWASGLALARWLAEKPEWVAGKRVLDFGAGSGVAAIAAAKAGALDVVACDLDPLALDACRANAALNGVELNYSTDFFQEEDRFDLVIVADVLYDRANLPLLDHFLSRGRQALVADSRVRDFQHPLYTRLAVLDACTWPDLAEPAEFRSVSLYHAIR, translated from the coding sequence ATGAAAGCTCCACAGCCGCTTCAGCAGGCCCTTGGCCAGTTGCTGGGCGATGCCAGCCTGAGCGCGGAAACCCTGCCCGGCACCGATCTCAAGCTCTGGCTGATCGACGCCAGCAACATGGACAGGGCCTTCAGCCCCGAGGAAACCCGGCGCATCCTCGAAGAGCCGCCCTACTGGTGCTTCTGCTGGGCCAGCGGCCTGGCCCTGGCGCGCTGGCTGGCGGAAAAGCCGGAGTGGGTGGCGGGCAAGCGCGTGCTGGACTTCGGCGCCGGCTCCGGCGTCGCCGCCATCGCCGCGGCCAAGGCCGGCGCCCTCGACGTGGTGGCCTGTGACCTCGACCCGCTGGCCCTGGACGCCTGCCGCGCCAACGCGGCATTGAATGGGGTAGAGCTGAACTACTCGACGGACTTCTTCCAGGAAGAGGACCGCTTCGACCTGGTGATAGTCGCCGACGTGCTCTACGACCGCGCCAACCTGCCGCTGCTCGACCATTTCCTCAGTCGCGGGCGTCAGGCCCTGGTGGCCGACTCGCGGGTCCGCGACTTCCAGCACCCGCTCTACACCCGCCTGGCCGTGCTCGACGCCTGCACCTGGCCGGACCTGGCCGAACCGGCGGAATTCCGCAGCGTGAGCCTGTATCACGCGATACGCTGA
- the ribBA gene encoding bifunctional 3,4-dihydroxy-2-butanone-4-phosphate synthase/GTP cyclohydrolase II, whose protein sequence is MALNSIDELIEDIRQGKMVILMDDEDRENEGDLIMASECVQAEHINFMAKFARGLICMPMTRERCELLKLPLMAPRNGSGFGTKFTVSIEAAEGVTTGISAADRARTVQVAAAKNAKAEDIVSPGHIFPLMAQPGGVLARAGHTEAACDLARMAGFEASGVICEIMNDDGTMSRRPELEAFAAEHGIKIGTIADLIHYRLIHERTVERIAEQPLDSELGHFNLVTYRDAVEGDVHMALTLGNICPEEPTLVRVHNMDPLRDLFMVNQAGRWSLRAAMKEVAAAGSGVVLLLGTPLTGPQLLAHLERQMGAETRVTNPTTYSTVGAGSQILRDLGVRKMRLMSSPMKFNAISGFDLEVVEYLPAE, encoded by the coding sequence ATGGCTCTCAACAGCATCGACGAACTGATCGAAGACATCCGCCAGGGCAAGATGGTCATCCTCATGGATGACGAGGATCGCGAGAACGAAGGCGACCTGATCATGGCCTCCGAGTGCGTGCAGGCCGAGCACATCAACTTCATGGCCAAGTTCGCCCGTGGCCTGATCTGCATGCCCATGACCCGTGAGCGCTGCGAGCTGCTCAAGCTGCCGCTGATGGCGCCGCGCAACGGTTCCGGCTTCGGCACCAAGTTCACCGTCTCCATCGAGGCCGCCGAGGGTGTCACCACCGGCATCTCCGCCGCCGACCGCGCGCGCACCGTGCAGGTGGCCGCCGCCAAGAACGCCAAGGCCGAGGATATCGTCAGCCCCGGCCACATCTTCCCGCTGATGGCCCAGCCCGGCGGCGTGCTGGCCCGTGCCGGCCACACCGAGGCGGCTTGCGACCTGGCGCGCATGGCCGGTTTCGAAGCGAGCGGGGTGATCTGCGAGATCATGAACGACGACGGCACCATGTCCCGTCGTCCGGAGCTGGAGGCCTTCGCCGCCGAGCACGGGATCAAGATCGGCACCATCGCCGACCTCATCCACTACCGCCTGATCCACGAACGCACGGTCGAGCGCATCGCCGAGCAGCCGCTGGACAGCGAGCTGGGCCACTTCAACCTGGTGACCTACCGCGATGCCGTGGAAGGCGACGTGCACATGGCCCTGACCCTGGGCAATATCTGCCCGGAAGAGCCGACCCTGGTGCGGGTGCACAACATGGACCCGCTGCGCGACCTGTTCATGGTCAACCAGGCCGGCCGCTGGAGCCTGCGCGCCGCGATGAAGGAAGTGGCCGCCGCCGGCAGCGGCGTGGTGCTGCTCCTCGGCACCCCGCTCACCGGCCCGCAGCTGCTGGCGCACCTGGAGCGCCAGATGGGCGCCGAGACCCGCGTCACCAACCCGACCACCTACAGCACCGTCGGTGCCGGATCGCAGATCCTGCGCGACCTCGGGGTGCGCAAGATGCGCCTGATGAGCTCGCCGATGAAGTTCAACGCGATATCCGGTTTCGACCTGGAAGTTGTAGAATACCTGCCCGCTGAATGA
- a CDS encoding DUF3299 domain-containing protein: MTRVLLALLLTLSSPLWAGEPRELTWSEMIPEGAPPPAPPAPIHDLSQLSDALSAEAGPAATQQSPAAPVVKALDGQDVKLPGYIVPLEVTEEGRVTEFLLVPYFGACIHVPPPPSNQIVHVKSELGVLLDALYQPFWIEGPLRVQASSSELAEAGYQMDANKIYPYESPAS; this comes from the coding sequence ATGACGCGCGTGCTGCTGGCTCTGTTGTTGACCCTTTCCTCACCACTCTGGGCTGGCGAGCCGCGCGAACTCACCTGGTCCGAGATGATCCCCGAAGGCGCGCCGCCACCCGCGCCGCCCGCGCCCATCCACGACCTCTCGCAACTGTCCGACGCCCTCAGCGCCGAGGCTGGCCCCGCCGCCACCCAGCAATCGCCGGCGGCACCGGTGGTCAAGGCGCTCGACGGCCAGGACGTTAAGCTGCCGGGCTATATCGTGCCCCTGGAAGTCACCGAGGAAGGGCGCGTCACCGAGTTCCTGCTGGTGCCCTACTTTGGCGCCTGCATCCACGTGCCGCCACCGCCGTCGAACCAGATCGTCCATGTGAAAAGCGAACTGGGTGTGCTGCTGGATGCCCTCTACCAGCCCTTCTGGATCGAGGGGCCCCTGCGGGTGCAGGCCAGCAGCAGCGAGCTGGCCGAAGCCGGCTACCAGATGGACGCGAACAAGATCTACCCCTACGAATCACCCGCCAGCTGA
- a CDS encoding ABC transporter permease: MYLLRLALASLANRRFTALLTVFAIALSVCLLLAVERVRTEARASFASTISGTDLIVGARSGSVNLLLYSVFRIGNATNNIRWDSFEAISQDKRVKWAIPVSLGDSHRGYRVMGTSAAYFEHYRYGRGQPLRLAEGKPFADLFEVVLGADVAEALQYKLGERIVLAHGVSTVSLVQHDDKPFTVVGILARTGTPVDRTLHISLAGMEALHVDWQNGVPARGAGKVSADQARALDLQPKAITAFMLGLNSKIATFALQRQINEYRGEPLLAILPGVALQELWSLMGTAEKALFVVSLFVVLTGLIGMLTAILTSLNERRREMAILRSVGARPWHIGSLLVLEAFALALAGATLGLGLLYLGIGLGQGYVQANYGLYLPLALPSPYEWSLLGAILAAALLMGVVPAWRAYRQSLADGLSIRL; this comes from the coding sequence ATGTATCTGCTGCGCCTGGCCCTGGCCAGCCTTGCCAACCGCCGCTTCACGGCCCTGCTGACGGTCTTCGCCATCGCCCTCTCGGTCTGCCTGCTGCTGGCCGTGGAACGGGTGCGCACCGAGGCCCGCGCCAGCTTCGCCAGCACCATCAGCGGCACCGACCTGATCGTCGGCGCGCGCTCCGGCTCGGTGAACCTGCTGCTCTACTCGGTGTTCCGCATCGGCAATGCCACCAACAACATCCGCTGGGACAGCTTCGAGGCCATTAGCCAGGACAAACGGGTCAAATGGGCCATCCCCGTCTCCCTCGGCGACTCCCACCGCGGCTACCGGGTGATGGGCACCAGCGCCGCCTATTTCGAGCACTACCGCTACGGCCGCGGCCAGCCGCTGCGCCTGGCCGAGGGCAAGCCCTTCGCCGACCTGTTCGAGGTGGTGCTGGGCGCCGACGTGGCCGAGGCGCTGCAGTACAAGCTCGGCGAGCGCATCGTCCTCGCCCACGGCGTCAGCACCGTCAGCCTGGTGCAGCACGACGACAAGCCGTTCACCGTGGTCGGCATCCTCGCCCGCACCGGCACCCCGGTGGACCGTACCCTGCACATTTCCCTGGCCGGCATGGAGGCACTGCACGTCGACTGGCAGAACGGCGTCCCCGCACGCGGGGCCGGCAAGGTCAGCGCCGACCAGGCCCGCGCCCTGGACCTGCAACCCAAGGCGATCACCGCCTTCATGCTCGGCCTCAACAGCAAGATCGCCACCTTCGCGCTGCAGCGGCAGATCAACGAGTACCGTGGCGAACCGCTGCTGGCGATCCTCCCCGGCGTGGCCCTGCAGGAGCTGTGGAGCCTGATGGGCACGGCCGAGAAGGCGCTGTTCGTCGTCTCGCTGTTCGTGGTGCTCACCGGCCTGATCGGCATGCTCACGGCCATCCTCACCAGCCTCAACGAGCGCCGCCGGGAAATGGCCATCCTCCGCTCGGTGGGCGCGCGGCCCTGGCATATCGGCAGCCTGCTGGTGCTGGAAGCCTTCGCCCTGGCCCTGGCCGGGGCGACGCTGGGCCTGGGCCTGCTGTACCTGGGCATCGGCCTCGGCCAGGGCTACGTGCAGGCCAACTACGGCCTCTACCTGCCCCTGGCCCTGCCAAGCCCCTATGAGTGGTCGCTGCTCGGCGCTATTCTGGCCGCCGCCCTGCTGATGGGCGTGGTGCCGGCCTGGCGTGCCTACCGGCAGTCGCTGGCCGACGGCCTTTCCATTCGCCTGTGA
- a CDS encoding ABC transporter ATP-binding protein, which translates to MSQTLIELQGLGFAWPGHGELLDIPAFSLKRGESLFLKGPSGSGKTTLLGLLGGVQQPGRGTIRLLGQDLATLSASARDHFRVDHTGYIFQQFNLLPFLSVRENVELPCRFSRLRAARARQRHGSVDAAAATLLRHLGLKEELLQRRADALSIGQQQRVAAARALIGQPELVIADEPTSALDFDAREAFLHLLFAECRDAGASLLFVSHDQSLAPLFDRSLSLAELNRAARIEED; encoded by the coding sequence ATGAGCCAGACACTGATCGAACTCCAGGGGCTGGGCTTCGCCTGGCCCGGTCACGGGGAGCTGCTGGATATCCCGGCGTTCTCGCTGAAACGGGGCGAAAGCCTCTTCCTCAAAGGCCCCAGCGGCAGCGGCAAGACCACCCTGTTGGGGCTGCTCGGCGGCGTGCAGCAACCCGGACGCGGCACCATCCGCCTGCTCGGCCAGGACCTGGCGACGCTTTCCGCCAGCGCCCGCGACCACTTTCGCGTCGACCACACCGGCTACATCTTCCAGCAGTTCAACCTGCTGCCATTCCTCTCGGTGCGGGAGAACGTCGAGCTGCCCTGCCGCTTCTCGCGCCTGCGCGCCGCACGCGCCCGCCAGCGCCACGGCAGCGTCGACGCGGCCGCCGCGACCCTGCTGCGCCACCTGGGCCTGAAGGAAGAACTGCTGCAACGCCGCGCCGACGCCCTGTCCATCGGCCAGCAGCAGCGGGTCGCCGCCGCCCGCGCGCTGATCGGCCAGCCAGAGCTGGTGATCGCCGACGAGCCCACCTCGGCGCTGGACTTCGATGCTCGCGAGGCTTTCCTCCACCTGCTTTTCGCCGAATGCCGCGACGCCGGTGCCAGCCTGCTGTTCGTCAGCCATGACCAGAGCCTGGCGCCGCTGTTCGACCGCAGCCTGTCCCTGGCGGAGCTGAACCGCGCCGCACGCATCGAGGAGGATTGA
- the ribH gene encoding 6,7-dimethyl-8-ribityllumazine synthase has translation MSLKTIEGTFIAPKGRYALVVGRFNSFVVESLVSGAVDALVRHGVSESDITLIRAPGAFEIPLVAQKVAQQGEYSAIIALGAVIRGGTPHFEYVAGECTKGLAQVSMEFGVPVAFGVLTVDSIEQAIERSGTKAGNKGAEAALSALEMVSLLAALEAK, from the coding sequence ATGTCCCTGAAGACCATCGAAGGTACCTTCATCGCCCCCAAAGGCCGCTATGCCCTGGTGGTCGGCCGTTTCAACAGCTTCGTCGTGGAAAGCCTGGTGAGCGGCGCCGTAGACGCCCTGGTCCGCCACGGTGTCAGCGAAAGCGACATCACCCTCATCCGCGCCCCCGGCGCCTTCGAAATCCCGCTGGTGGCCCAGAAGGTCGCCCAGCAAGGCGAGTACTCCGCCATCATCGCCCTCGGCGCGGTCATTCGTGGCGGCACCCCGCACTTCGAATACGTCGCCGGCGAGTGCACCAAGGGCCTGGCCCAGGTTTCTATGGAATTCGGCGTACCGGTCGCCTTCGGCGTGCTGACCGTCGACTCCATCGAGCAGGCCATCGAGCGCTCCGGCACCAAGGCCGGCAACAAGGGCGCCGAAGCCGCCCTGTCCGCCCTGGAGATGGTCAGCCTGCTGGCTGCCCTGGAGGCCAAGTGA
- the nrdR gene encoding transcriptional regulator NrdR, with the protein MHCPFCGAHDTKVIDSRLVAEGDQVRRRRECLACEERFTTFETAELVMPRLIKQDGSRQPFDEDKLRAGMQRALEKRPVSVERLEAAIAHIKHKLRATGEREVKSRVLGELVMAELQKLDEVAYIRFASVYRRFQDLNEFREEIERLAREPSKD; encoded by the coding sequence ATGCACTGTCCCTTCTGCGGCGCCCACGACACCAAGGTCATTGATTCGCGGTTGGTCGCCGAGGGCGATCAGGTGCGCCGCCGTCGCGAGTGCCTGGCCTGCGAAGAACGCTTCACCACCTTCGAAACCGCCGAGCTGGTGATGCCCCGGCTGATCAAGCAGGACGGCAGCCGTCAGCCCTTCGACGAAGACAAGCTGCGCGCCGGCATGCAGCGCGCGCTGGAAAAGCGCCCGGTGAGTGTCGAGCGGCTGGAAGCGGCCATCGCCCACATCAAGCATAAACTGCGCGCCACCGGCGAACGCGAGGTGAAGTCGCGGGTGCTGGGCGAGCTGGTGATGGCCGAGCTGCAGAAGCTCGACGAAGTCGCGTACATCCGCTTCGCCTCCGTCTACCGCCGCTTCCAGGATCTCAACGAGTTCCGCGAGGAAATCGAACGCCTGGCCCGCGAGCCCTCGAAAGACTGA
- the trxA gene encoding thioredoxin, which yields MSDIPYIFDTTGADFDQAVIQNSFHKPVLVDFWADWCAPCKALMPLLAQIAESYQGELLLAKVNCDIEQDIVMRFGIRSLPTVVLFKDGQPVDGFAGAQPESAIRAMLEPHVQMPATPQGNLLDAAQAAFSDGRIGEAENLLKQLLTEDNTNAAGLILYARCLAERGELGEAESVLNAVKSDEHKQALAGARAQLTFLRQAADLPEVADLKSRLAQDAGDDEAVYQLAVQQLSRQQYEPALEALLKLFVRNRGYDNGLPHKTLLQVFDLLGNDHPLVTTYRRKLYNAIY from the coding sequence ATGAGCGACATTCCCTACATCTTCGATACCACCGGCGCCGATTTCGACCAGGCGGTGATCCAGAACTCCTTCCACAAGCCCGTGCTGGTCGACTTCTGGGCCGACTGGTGCGCGCCGTGCAAAGCGCTGATGCCGCTGCTGGCGCAGATCGCCGAGTCCTACCAGGGCGAACTGCTGCTGGCCAAGGTCAACTGCGACATCGAGCAGGACATCGTGATGCGCTTCGGCATCCGCAGCCTGCCCACCGTGGTGCTGTTCAAGGACGGCCAGCCGGTGGACGGCTTCGCCGGCGCCCAGCCGGAATCGGCCATCCGCGCCATGCTCGAACCCCATGTGCAGATGCCGGCCACACCCCAGGGAAACCTGCTGGACGCCGCCCAGGCCGCCTTCAGCGACGGCCGCATCGGCGAAGCCGAGAACCTGCTCAAGCAATTGCTGACCGAGGACAACACCAATGCCGCCGGTCTGATCCTCTACGCCCGCTGCCTGGCCGAGCGCGGTGAGCTGGGCGAAGCGGAAAGCGTACTCAATGCGGTGAAGAGCGACGAGCACAAGCAGGCCCTGGCCGGCGCGCGCGCCCAGTTGACCTTCCTCCGCCAGGCCGCCGACCTGCCGGAAGTGGCCGACCTGAAATCCCGCCTGGCGCAGGACGCCGGCGATGACGAAGCGGTCTACCAACTGGCGGTGCAGCAGCTTTCCCGCCAGCAGTACGAACCCGCGCTGGAGGCCCTGCTCAAGCTCTTCGTGCGCAATCGCGGCTACGACAACGGCCTGCCCCACAAGACGCTGCTGCAGGTGTTCGACCTGCTGGGCAACGACCACCCGCTGGTCACCACCTACCGCCGCAAGCTGTACAACGCCATCTATTGA
- the nusB gene encoding transcription antitermination factor NusB, translating into MSNADGSAPKAPKGKIAARRQARSLAMQALYSWHIAGQPLNEIEAQFRVDNDFSTVDGAYFHEILHGVPRLKTEIDEAFLPCLDRALEEVDPVELAILRLSTYELMNRVDVPYRVVINEGIELAKVFGATDGHKFVNGVLDKLAPRLRAAEVRGGKR; encoded by the coding sequence GTGAGCAACGCAGACGGTTCGGCGCCCAAGGCGCCGAAAGGCAAGATCGCAGCCCGTCGCCAGGCCCGCAGCCTGGCGATGCAGGCGCTCTACTCCTGGCACATCGCCGGTCAGCCGCTCAACGAAATCGAGGCGCAGTTCCGCGTCGACAACGATTTCAGCACGGTCGACGGTGCCTACTTCCATGAAATCCTCCACGGCGTGCCGCGCCTGAAGACCGAGATCGACGAGGCCTTCCTGCCCTGCCTGGACCGCGCCCTCGAGGAAGTCGACCCGGTCGAGCTGGCGATCCTGCGCCTGTCCACCTACGAACTGATGAACCGGGTGGACGTGCCGTACCGCGTGGTAATCAACGAAGGCATCGAGCTGGCCAAGGTGTTCGGCGCCACCGACGGGCACAAGTTCGTCAACGGCGTACTGGACAAGCTGGCGCCGCGCCTGCGGGCCGCCGAAGTCCGCGGCGGCAAGCGCTGA